The following proteins come from a genomic window of Heyndrickxia acidicola:
- the yidC gene encoding membrane protein insertase YidC, translating to MKRFTRLSFLLAVVLLLLSACTQSKPTSTSNNNGFFHHYFVNPFASAIHYTAHVLGGNYGFAIVVVTLIIRLILMPLTLKTFKNQQQMKEKMDKVKPEMDAIQAKIKKAKSKEEQMKLQQEMMGLYRKHGVNPLNMGCLPVVIQMPILMGFYYAIRGSSEIASHSFLWFSLGKADIAMAIIAGIIYFFQFRISLLGMPEEQQKQMKFIGLLSPIMILFVSFSAPAALPLYWTVSGGFLVIQTYISKKFYQTQPAAQVKGSKNK from the coding sequence ATGAAACGTTTTACACGATTATCTTTTTTGTTAGCAGTAGTCCTGCTGCTTCTTTCTGCTTGCACGCAAAGTAAACCGACTAGCACTTCCAACAACAATGGATTCTTTCACCATTACTTTGTAAACCCATTTGCTTCTGCTATCCATTATACAGCCCATGTCCTTGGCGGGAATTATGGTTTTGCAATTGTGGTTGTTACGCTGATTATCCGTTTGATTTTAATGCCGCTTACATTAAAAACATTTAAAAATCAGCAGCAAATGAAAGAAAAGATGGACAAAGTAAAACCGGAAATGGATGCTATTCAAGCAAAAATCAAAAAAGCAAAATCCAAAGAAGAGCAAATGAAACTTCAACAAGAAATGATGGGCTTATATCGTAAACACGGTGTAAATCCTCTTAACATGGGATGTCTTCCTGTTGTCATTCAAATGCCGATTTTAATGGGATTTTATTATGCTATTCGTGGTTCGAGTGAAATTGCAAGCCATTCCTTCCTATGGTTCAGTCTTGGAAAAGCAGACATTGCTATGGCGATTATTGCCGGAATCATCTACTTCTTCCAATTCAGAATTTCATTGCTTGGAATGCCTGAAGAACAGCAAAAACAAATGAAATTTATTGGTTTATTATCTCCAATTATGATTTTATTTGTTTCATTTAGTGCCCCTGCTGCCCTGCCGCTTTACTGGACTGTAAGTGGAGGATTTCTGGTTATCCAAACCTACATTTCAAAAAAATTCTACCAGACACAACCTGCTGCCCAAGTAAAAGGTTCGAAAAATAAGTAG
- a CDS encoding ATP-binding protein, with protein MEDLKIDLSPAIKELIFKRTSKENVTKEDKSLIGKGGYIPSDDSIFSDALTALLLGKNVLLKGPTGSGKTKLAETLSATLDQPMHSINCSVDLDAEGLLGFKTIHQSDGKSAIEFVPGPVVKAMDNGHLLYIDEINMAKPETLPILNGVLDYRRMITNPFTGEVVHADPNFGVIAAVNEGYVGTVPLNEALKNRFVVIEVPYIQGPTLKTVLQTQSALKDDSLLDTFLLLSHDLITQVQNGQISEEAASIRALLDTCDLAVYLPPLRAIQRGIIDKLEDNREKAAVKNIAETLFE; from the coding sequence ATGGAAGATCTTAAAATTGATTTATCTCCAGCAATAAAAGAACTGATATTTAAACGCACTTCAAAAGAAAATGTTACGAAGGAAGACAAGAGCTTAATAGGCAAGGGTGGCTACATTCCTTCTGATGATTCTATATTTAGTGATGCATTGACAGCGCTTCTTTTAGGAAAGAATGTGCTGCTAAAAGGGCCGACGGGATCCGGTAAAACAAAGCTTGCTGAAACACTTTCTGCAACTCTTGACCAGCCTATGCACAGCATTAATTGTTCAGTGGATTTAGACGCTGAAGGGCTTTTAGGGTTCAAAACAATCCATCAGTCAGATGGCAAGAGTGCCATTGAATTTGTTCCTGGTCCAGTTGTGAAAGCAATGGATAATGGACATCTCCTATATATAGATGAAATTAATATGGCGAAACCAGAAACATTGCCTATATTAAATGGTGTTTTGGACTATAGAAGAATGATTACAAATCCTTTTACAGGTGAAGTTGTCCATGCAGATCCCAATTTTGGTGTCATTGCAGCAGTAAATGAAGGCTACGTGGGGACAGTGCCGTTGAATGAAGCGTTGAAAAATAGATTTGTAGTCATTGAAGTTCCATATATTCAAGGCCCTACATTAAAAACGGTTTTACAAACACAAAGTGCATTAAAGGATGATTCATTACTTGATACATTCCTCTTGCTATCACATGATTTAATTACACAGGTGCAAAATGGACAAATATCGGAGGAAGCGGCTTCTATAAGGGCATTGCTTGATACATGTGATCTTGCAGTCTACTTGCCGCCTCTTCGAGCAATCCAAAGGGGAATTATTGACAAGCTTGAAGATAACCGTGAAAAAGCCGCCGTAAAAAACATTGCTGAAACGCTGTTTGAGTAG